Proteins co-encoded in one Capsicum annuum cultivar UCD-10X-F1 chromosome 9, UCD10Xv1.1, whole genome shotgun sequence genomic window:
- the LOC107841957 gene encoding uncharacterized isomerase BH0283, whose translation MAKKLVKYFVVDAFTNTAFKGNQAAVCLLEEDKDDKWLQSVAAEFNISETCYLTPLTESTMTNPRFRIRWFTPVDEVEICGHATLAAAHILFAYGLVKSDTVEFLSRSGILIAKRVLETKALNSQDDWQKDYSIELDFPVVQVVETNFNDVPAISKSLNGASVVEINETLMGDHLILLSSGEAVAKCQPQIDQIKNCPGRGIIITGPAPHGSGFDFYSRFFCPKLGINEDPVCGSAHCALAPYWCKKLGKCDFVALAASPRGGVVKVHLDEEKQRVFLRGKAVAVMEGSLLV comes from the exons ATGGCTAAAAAGTTGGTGAAATACTTTGTG GTAGATGCTTTCACTAACACAGCATTCAAAGGGAACCAAGCAGCTGTGTGCTTATTGGAGGAAGACAAAGATGACAAATGGTTGCAATCTGTTGCTGCGGAGTTCAATATCTCTGAAACTTGTTATCTCACTCCGCTTACTGAATCCACAATGACAAATCCTAGATTTAGGATTCGTTGGTTCACTCCAGTTGATGAG GTCGAAATATGTGGACATGCAACGCTAGCAGCTGCACACATTCTATTTGCCTATGGCCTTGTTAAATCTGATACTGTTGAGTTTTTATCAAGATCGGGAATTTTAATTGCAAAAAGAGTACTAGAAACCAAAGCTTTAAATTCTCAGGATGATTGGCAAAAAGATTATTCAATTGAATTGGATTTTCCTGTTGTCCAAGTAGTTGAGACCAACTTTAATGATGTTCCTGCAATTTCAAAAAGCTTGAATGGTGCATCCGTGGTTGAGATCAATGAGACATTGATGGGTGACCATTTA ATTTTGCTCTCATCAGGGGAGGCAGTGGCCAAATGCCAACCTCAGATCGATCAAATAAAAAATTGCCCTGGCAGAGGAATCATCATAACTGGACCTGCACCACATGGTTCTGGTTTTGATTTCTATAGCCGTTTCTTCTGCCCAAAGTTGGGTATCAATGAG GATCCTGTTTGTGGAAGTGCTCATTGTGCCTTGGCTCCTTATTGGTGCAAAAAGCTTGGCAAATGTGACTTTGTCGCTTTAGCG GCATCACCTAGAGGAGGTGTAGTGAAAGTGCATCTAGACGAGGAGAAGCAGAGGGTATTTCTGAGAGGGAAAGCTGTGGCAGTCATGGAAGGTTCTCTTCTAGTTTAA